ATCCTCGGCATCGGGGCCGGCTCGGGCACGCACGGCCAACTGCTCATCTACGCCGATATGGTCGGCATGTACGATAATTTCACCCCGAAATTCGTCAAGAAATACGCCAATGTCGGCGAAGTGCTCACCGGCGC
Above is a genomic segment from Sporomusaceae bacterium containing:
- a CDS encoding 3-methyl-2-oxobutanoate hydroxymethyltransferase → ILGIGAGSGTHGQLLIYADMVGMYDNFTPKFVKKYANVGEVLTGAFAEYVKEVRAGQFPVDAEHTYKMPEEEIAALAKILAEQK